aatctcctgggcatcaccctacatcagacaactgcctacaaccccgctgccaatggaatagttaaacgttttcatcgcacccgcaaagcagctttgatgtcccgctgcaaggattccaactggtttactcatcttccctgggtcctcctgggactaaggaccactcttaaagacaccctcaacgtctcggcagctaaaatggtgtatggcaacccgatggtcgtccctgccagtttttttccttctacaacctcctctgacgatctccagcgcatacgtcatgtcgtgggaaaatctactccatgccgctagacttacaagcccccagggaagcatcacataccgtAATCAAACCTGATTTTTTTTACTATAgttcggccagggcaccagccaccccttgagatactaccactagagagttattggccctTTGATTGACCGGATAATGTTACATTGAATCCATCTCGCTGattacagctaatttttccttttgcctacacatataccaaagagtctggcatattctttccacagtttcctctgtcctcatacacctgacaacactgacattaccatacaattcttcctcattcaagaggttaactactgcactatgattgttcagacgctacttttctcttggtaagggtagaagagagactttagctatggtaagcagctcttttaggaggacactccaaaatgaaaccattgttctctagtcttgggtagtgccatagcctctgtaccatggtcttccactatcttggtggTGGAGTTCTCTAACTTGaggttacattcgggcacacttttctatcttatttctcttcttttttttttaggtttttgtagtttatagatgaaagacctattttaataatattactttcttaagatatttcatattattcattacttctcttgtagtttatatcctttcctcactggactaatttttcctgttggagccctagggcttatagcatcttagttttccaactagggttgtacgctggaaaataataataatgataataataataattataataacgataataataataatagaaataataataatcctaataataataatgatatgccaGGTGATTTTCCTAATACTCTTTCACTCATCAGGGATTTCTCGGGAGTTGAGCTACTCACCAGGAGCTTGTGAAGAACAATTGAGTTGGAGGATATCGTTATCTATTTCATGATCCTTCCCTTTGTAGTGCAACAGGATGGGAAGCTTCCTTGTTTGGAAATACTCGTGGACTGGGTTCACATTTCTCAACATCTAATAATCTAgaacaggggttctcaaccttcttggcccatgcacccctttcaccatttgtaatggtgtcattccccccccccccaccccttacaCACACCTGCCGTCTTATCCAAGATTGTCTGTCTCTAAAAGTActgtaaataatattcaaatattactaaaaatccttttattttctttaaaaagatatcATACATTTACTTCTTTACATGGACTATTTTTATAATGGAATGCTACAAATTATAtgtaaattgaaaatatcgatggatatataaaacttgaataaaagtaaaaattttttttttttaaatttataagaactacttaacaggccaaactaaagctaatgcaataaacaaaaagttcgatagggtaagaagatataaatctgtaattattttcttcagtaaacaaaaagttcgatagggtaacaagatattataaatctgtaattatttttattcagaagattacagttaaacgattgacgaaacctgtgattgttttttctaAGCCAGTTTtgggatacgcggatgagtgcttgaaagggcactTTGCAGGTCATTTTCTACCTGTAATCTACTGCGctgctttattttaatttgtaacagagttgaaaagccagACTTACAAAGATATGtggatacaaacggaagcaatacacggatagccatttctgccacttttgggtaggaatcgcacatcagaggacAAAATTCTGTTaatgatttctcatcgaacatatctcttacacccgatCAGTTTTTAAATGCAAAATTTCATCTTGACAAtcctcaggaactttttcaactgaCAGTTTGAATGGCTTTCTGACTAAATCCGATTCATCATCACTAAGTTCGGGAAAATATCGTTTGAATTCATTTTCCCGTGCTGTCAAAtgctgaaaaatttattttttttcaaattgtggaagcaccttgtctttactacaaacatcaagaatggatgacaaaACTAACATTGtaacattttctgcatttacccttctcttccaatttTCAAGCTTGGTTATGAAAGCTCTCAAGGCATCTATGAATTTTATAATgtttgtattccttccttgcatctgaagaatcagtttattcagttgctcaaatatatcaaccacataggcaagacgcatgatccattcctcatcacttAGCCAGgaaggaaattctgttttaccttgcacttcaaaaaacaatttgagctcatctctaaactCAAATACTCgcccagttacatttcctcttgacagcCAACGAACatgtgtgtgaaaaagaagcgaatgatatgttgcatccatatcagtacataactgcttgaaaagtcgtgagttgagtgcccctcctttgaggaaatttacaattttaattgtttgatccaaaaccttctctagcgaagcgggaagtgtttttgaggctagtgcCTGACAATGGatcatacaatgaatgcctttcacttttggagctcttcacacatacttggaatcctgattttgtccctaacatagctggtgctccatctgtacaacacccactgatattatcccacgaaatattttcttattcaaaaaaaaaaaaaaaagatgaaaccttcttcAAAATATCAGAGGTGTTGGTAGTTAGTTCAAGAGAACAAAAGagaaactcctctttaaatgaacctgagtgaacataccttgcaaacaccatcaactgggaacatgatgccacatcagttgattcatcaagctGAATTGAAAATAAGCCAAATGTTGAAGACttgatctcctgcacaacttga
This Palaemon carinicauda isolate YSFRI2023 chromosome 25, ASM3689809v2, whole genome shotgun sequence DNA region includes the following protein-coding sequences:
- the LOC137618943 gene encoding protein FAM200A-like gives rise to the protein MVGIVLGNEMKKNIAQVPLSNSTVQRSISDMATDIKDQVVQEIKSSTFGLFSIQLDESTDVASCSQLMVFARYVHSVQGKTEFPSWLSDEEWIMRLAYVVDIFEQLNKLILQMQGRNTNIIKFIDALRAFITKLENWKRRHLTARENEFKRYFPELSDDESDLVRKPFKLSVEKVPEDCQDEILHLKTDRV